Part of the bacterium genome is shown below.
TAAGGTGGCCCTCACCCCAGCCCTCTCCCGGAGGGAGAGGGAGGCCGCAGGCCGCCGCGTTTTCGACGTTCCCGGCCCCGACCCTCACCCTGACCCGTAGGCGAGCCTCTCCCTGGAAGGGAGAGGGGACCGCTGCAACCCCCTACCCGACCTGTCGGCGGGCCGCCGCGAATTGCGATGACGTAGGGGCCGACCGACGGCGCGCCGTTCAGGTCGGCCCGTTTTTTTATAAGGTGGCCCTCACCCCCATCCCCTCTCCCGGAGGGAGAGGGGGGCCGCGGGCCGCCGCGTTTTTTCCAACCCCGGCCCGCGCCCCGCGGCGGCCCTACGACCCCGGCGGCGGCTCCCGGTTGATGCAGAAAAGATCGGGCAGCCGAATCTCCTCCCAGTCCATGGACCGCGGCATGACCCGCCCCGAGACGTTGTCGGCCCCCGTCTCGGCGAAGGGGGTTATGTTGAACCCCACCAACTCGGCGCACAACGCCACCACGCAGGACCGGGCCAGCCCCCGCTTGCGGAACTCGGGATGCGTCGCCACCCCCAGGTCGGCGTAGGCACCGTCCTCGGCGTAGACCGCGGCCATCGAGCGGATGTGCCCCCCCACCTGGGCCCCGAAGGCGTTCTCGTTCTCGATGAAGTGGGCGATGCTCGCGTGGTACTTCCAGAGCCAGGGCTCGTCTATCTCCCCCACGTCCCTCTCGTCGCGGGGGGCCAGCCAGCGCACCGGGTGCTCCGGCTCCGGGTAGGGCTCGCGGGCGATGAAACCGACCCGGGGCCACCGGACGACCGCGTTGAAGGCCTGGCGCAGCACGCCCTCCCAGTCCGGCCCGGCGTAGCAGAAGCCGGTCCAGTCCACCGGAGGCATGACGGCCAGCACCTCGGGCTCCTGGGGCTCACCGCCGCAGGCCAGGTCGTCGAGGTGGGAGTGCACCGCCCAGCCATCGCCCAGGCGTATCACGCCCCGCCCGGCTAAAAGGTTCGCCCGGGGTATCTGCAGCCCGGGGTCTGGCGGGAAAAATTTCAGGGCAATCTCGTAATCGTCGTTCATGGTTATTCGGGGTAGGCGGCGAAAACCCGTTCGGCGAGCTTTTGTAGACTACGGTCCTCTATCGCCTCGCGGATCCGCCGCATCAGTTGTAGGTAGAAGAAGAGGTTGTGATAGGTCGCCAGCCTGAGGCCGAGAAATTCTCCGGCGCGCACCAGGTGCGCCAGGTAGGCCCGGGTGTGCCCGGCGCATACCGGGCAGCCGCACTCGGGGTCCGGCGGCGTGTAATCCTGTCTGAACCGCGCGTTGCGCAGGTTGAGCTTCCCGGCCCAGGTGAAGAGCTGGCCGTTGCGGGCGTTACGCGTGGGCAGGACGCAATCGAAGAGGTCAATCCCGCGGGCCGCGGCGTGGACGATGTCCGCCGGGGTGCCCACGCCCATCAGGTATCGGGGCCGGTCCCCGGGCAACAGCGGCGCCGAGGACTCCAGCACCTCGCGGTACAGCGCCTTGGGCTCGCCCACGGAGAGCCCCCCCAGGGCGTAGCCGTCGGCGTCCAGCTCCGTCAGAAACGCCGCCGATTCGGCCCGCAGCGCGGGGTGCATCCCGCCCTGGACGATGGCGAAGAAGGCGCGCCGCGTGCCGTTCTCGGAGTTCAGCCGCCGGTGCTCCTCCAGCGACCGCCGCTCCCAGGCGTGCGTGAGCGCCAGGCTCGTCCGCACCTCCTCCGGGGTCGCCGGGTACGGGGTACACTCATCCAGGGCCATGACCACGTCGGCCCCCAGGGAGTGCTGCACCCGCACGGACCGCTCCGGGGTCAGCTCGTAGAGCTCCCCGTCCAGGGGGCTGGCGAAGAGCACCCCGTCGGCGTCCAGGCGCCGGACGACCGGCTCCCGCTCGCGGCTCCAGGCTTCGGGGACCGCGTTCTCGCCGTCCAGTCCGGGGAAGCCCTCGTCGCGGTCCGGCTCGGTCTCCGCGGGCAGTCGGGCGCCGATTCCGCGGCGGCCGGAGAGGGAGAAGACCTGGAAGCCGCCCGAGTCGGTGAGAATCACCGGGCCGTCGTCGCCCAGACCCATGAAGCGGCGCAACCCGCCGGCGCCCTCCACCACCTCCGGGCCGGGACGCTGCCACAGGTGGTAGGTGTTGCAGACCAGTTGCTGGACGCCCAGGGCCCGGATGTCGCCGGCGTCGAGGGTCTTGACCGTGGCCTGGGTCGCCACCGGCATGAAGGCCGGGGTTTGGATGGTGCGGCCTCCGACGGTGCAGGCGCCCCGCCGGGCGAGGGAATCCTCCGCCTGCACGCTGAATTCGAGGTCGCCCGCCTTGCCTCCCGGGTCCGCGAGTGGGGGAGACCACCCCCCTTATTATGCAGCCCGGAAGGTCATTTTGCAACACCCCCAATGAATCCGTGACAAACACCCCCATCGCATCGTA
Proteins encoded:
- a CDS encoding GNAT family N-acetyltransferase, producing MNDDYEIALKFFPPDPGLQIPRANLLAGRGVIRLGDGWAVHSHLDDLACGGEPQEPEVLAVMPPVDWTGFCYAGPDWEGVLRQAFNAVVRWPRVGFIAREPYPEPEHPVRWLAPRDERDVGEIDEPWLWKYHASIAHFIENENAFGAQVGGHIRSMAAVYAEDGAYADLGVATHPEFRKRGLARSCVVALCAELVGFNITPFAETGADNVSGRVMPRSMDWEEIRLPDLFCINREPPPGS
- the tgt gene encoding tRNA guanosine(34) transglycosylase Tgt is translated as MQAEDSLARRGACTVGGRTIQTPAFMPVATQATVKTLDAGDIRALGVQQLVCNTYHLWQRPGPEVVEGAGGLRRFMGLGDDGPVILTDSGGFQVFSLSGRRGIGARLPAETEPDRDEGFPGLDGENAVPEAWSREREPVVRRLDADGVLFASPLDGELYELTPERSVRVQHSLGADVVMALDECTPYPATPEEVRTSLALTHAWERRSLEEHRRLNSENGTRRAFFAIVQGGMHPALRAESAAFLTELDADGYALGGLSVGEPKALYREVLESSAPLLPGDRPRYLMGVGTPADIVHAAARGIDLFDCVLPTRNARNGQLFTWAGKLNLRNARFRQDYTPPDPECGCPVCAGHTRAYLAHLVRAGEFLGLRLATYHNLFFYLQLMRRIREAIEDRSLQKLAERVFAAYPE